One Syngnathoides biaculeatus isolate LvHL_M chromosome 4, ASM1980259v1, whole genome shotgun sequence DNA window includes the following coding sequences:
- the LOC133499649 gene encoding calcium-binding protein 7 isoform X3, whose protein sequence is MTERTVQKRTQQEKRRTSLGTTPAQGPSISYLEIREAFKVFDRDGNGFISKQELGMAMRSLGYMPNEVELEVIIQRLDMDGDGQVDFEEFVTLLGPKLTAAGMPDKFNGTDFDSVFWKCDMQKLTVEELKRLLYDTFCDHLSMKDIENIIMTEENHIENPEDCQVDIDSSSPTQQVKQTCVRKSLICAFAIAFIISVMLIAANQVLRSGMK, encoded by the exons ctgtcCAGAAGAGGACGCAGCAGGAAAAGAGACGCACGTCGCTGGGGACAACGCCTGCCCAAGGACCAAGCATCTCCTATTTGG AGATCCGCGAGGCATTCAAAGTCTTCGACCGGGATGGGAATGGCTTCATCTCCAAACAGGAGCTGGGCATGGCCATGCGATCCCTGGGGTACATGCCCAACGAGGTGGAGCTCGAGGTCATCATACAGAGGCTCGACATGGACG gcgACGGACAGGTGGACTTCGAGGAGTTTGTTACTCTGCTCGGTCCAAAGCTGACAGCGGCCGGCATGCCGGACAAGTTCAATGGAACTGACTTTGACTCGGTTTTCTGGAAG TGTGACATGCAGAAGCTGACGGTGGAGGAGCTGAAGCGTCTGCTGTACGATACCTTCTGTGACCACCTCTCCATGAAGGACATCGAGAACATCATCATGACCGAGGAGAACCACATCGAGAACCCCGAAGACTGCCAGGTGGATATCGACA GTTCCAGCCCAACGCAGCAAGTCAAGCAGACGTGCGTTCGCAAGAGCCTGATCTGCGCCTTCGCCATCGCCTTCATCATCAGCGTCATGCTAATTGCCGCCAATCAGGTCCTGCGTAGTGGCATGAAGTAA